A window of Castanea sativa cultivar Marrone di Chiusa Pesio chromosome 1, ASM4071231v1 contains these coding sequences:
- the LOC142638499 gene encoding cytochrome P450 81C13-like, translating to MENFYFYLALILSTVFIIKILNRHDKNLPPSPFSLPIIGHLHLLKQPLHQTLETLSLQYGPILSLKFGSRSILVVSSPSAVEECFTKNDIIFANRPQTMAGDRLTYNCTTLVWAPYGHLWRNLRRVSTIEILSHISLQKSSIIREEEVYSLLRQVFKVSNIEPQEVDFKYLCTLLVSNIMMRMVAGKPCVGEEFACMDVGKKLLKEFKEVYFPSLTVNICDFFPILRWVGYKGLEKKLIRMHRKRDEALGRLIEEISGLNNDNIIDVEKKRTLIETLLSLRKSEPEFFSDEVIKSLTLMMFIAGTETTATTMEWVMSLLLNHPKVLQKVKAEINSQVGCERLINDLDLAKLPYLHCVINETFRLYPIAPLLLPHCSSEDCTVGGFHIPRGTIMLVNAWSMHRDPKLWEEPTKFKPERFEEINGERVGFKFFPFSIGRRACPGDGMAMRVMSLALGAFIQCFDWEMVGKEMVDMTSSFGFIMAKTKPLEAICTPCPSMTNILSQL from the exons ATGGAAAACTTTTACTTCTACCTTGCTTTGATCCTCTCCACTGTTTTCATTATCAAAATTCTAAACCGCCATGACAAAAATTTACCACCAAGTCCATTTTCTCTACCAATAATCGGCCACCTTCACCTCCTGAAACAGCCACTCCACCAAACACTAGAGACCCTATCATTGCAGTACGGTCCAATCCTATCTCTTAAGTTTGGTTCAAGGTCTATCCTAGTTGTATCTTCTCCTTCAGCTGTTGAAGAATGTTTCACAAAAAATGACATAATATTTGCAAATCGTCCCCAAACTATGGCTGGGGATCGTCTTACTTACAACTGTACTACTCTAGTTTGGGCCCCATATGGTCACTTGTGGCGAAACCTCAGACGTGTTAGTACCATTGAGATTCTCTCTCATATCAGCCTTCAGAAATCTTCTAtcattagagaagaagaagtGTACTCTCTTCTTCGCCAAGTGTTTAAGGTGTCAAATATAGAACCCCAAGAGGTGGACTTCAAGTATTTGTGCACACTTTTGGTGTCTAATATAATGATGAGGATGGTTGCTGGAAAGCCATGTGTTGGAGAGGAATTCGCATGCATGGATGTGGGAAAGAAACTTCTCAAAGAATTCAAAGAGGTTTACTTTCCGAGCTTGACAGTGAATATATGTGATTTCTTTCCAATTTTAAGGTGGGTTGGTTACAAAGGGTTGGAGAAGAAACTGATAAGGATGCACAGGAAAAGAGATGAAGCGTTAGGGCGTTTGATAGAAGAGATAAGCGGGCTGAACAATGATAACATTATAGATGTGGAAAAGAAGAGGACACTGATTGAAACTCTGCTTTCTCTACGGAAATCTGAACCTGAATTTTTTTCAGATGAAGTCATCAAAAGCCTCACATTG ATGATGTTTATTGCGGGAACagaaacaacagcaacaaccaTGGAATGGGTAATGTCACTTCTTCTGAATCATCCGAAAGTATTGCAAAAGGTTAAAGCAGAAATCAACAGCCAAGTTGGGTGTGAGCGGTTGATAAATGACTTGGATCTTGCCAAACTTCCCTATCTTCATTGTGTCATCAATGAAACATTTCGACTATATCCTATAGCGCCACTTTTATTACCTCATTGTTCCTCAGAAGACTGCACCGTGGGGGGATTTCATATCCCACGAGGGACAATTATGTTGGTGAATGCATGGTCCATGCATAGAGATCCCAAGCTTTGGGAGGAGCCTACTAAGTTCAAGCCAGAGAGATTTGAAGAAATCAATGGAGAAAGAGTAGGGTTCAAGTTCTTTCCATTTAGCATAGGGAGGAGGGCATGCCCTGGTGATGGCATGGCCATGCGGGTTATGTCTTTAGCATTGGGTGCGTTCATCCAGTGCTTTGATTGGGAAATGGTTGGGAAGGAGATGGTAGACATGACCTCAAGTTTCGGATTTATCATGGCAAAGACCAAGCCTTTGGAGGCTATTTGTACTCCATGCCCTTCCATGACTAACATCCTCTCTCAACTTTGA
- the LOC142622930 gene encoding cytochrome P450 81C13-like, with the protein MENFYLYFALILSTVFFITKLLNHHNKNLPPSPFSLPIIGHLHLLKLPLHQTLETLSLQYGPILSLKFGSRSVLVVSSPSAVEECFTKNDIVFANRPQTIAGDRLSSNSTALVWAPYGHLWRNLRRVCTIEIFSHISLQKSSIIREEEVYSLLRQLFKVSNIEPQKVDFKYLSSLLVSNIIMRMVAGKPCVAEEFACMDVGKKLLKDFKEAYSSGLSVNICDFLPILRWVGYKGLEKNMVRLQRKRDEAIRRLFEEIKLNNDNIIDVEKMRPLIETLFSLRKYEPEFFSDDVIKSLTLMMFIAGTETTVTTMEWVMSLLLNHPEVLQKVKAEIDSQVGCERLINDLDLAKLPYLRCVINETFRLYPTVPLLLPHCSSADCTVGGFHIPRGTILLVNAWSMHRDPKLWEEPTKFKPERFEEINGEREGFKFIPFGIGRRACPGAGMAMRVMSLALGAFIQCFDWEMVGKEMVDMTSGFGFLMAKTKPLEAVCTPCPSMTSILSQL; encoded by the exons ATGGAAAACTTTTACCTCTACTTTGCTTTGATCCTCTCCACTGTTTTTTTCATTACCAAACTTCTAAACcaccataacaaaaatttaccaCCAAGCCCATTTTCTCTACCAATAATCGGCCACCTTCACCTCCTGAAACTGCCACTCCACCAAACACTAGAGACCCTATCATTGCAGTACGGTCCAATCCTATCTCTTAAGTTTGGTTCAAGGTCTGTCCTAGTTGTATCTTCTCCTTCAGCTGTAGAAGAATGTTTCACTAAAAATGACATAGTATTTGCAAATCGTCCCCAAACTATTGCTGGTGATCGTCTTAGTTCCAACTCTACTGCCCTCGTTTGGGCTCCATATGGTCACTTGTGGCGAAACCTTAGACGTGTTTGTACCATTGAGATTTTCTCTCATATCAGCCTTCAGAAATCTTCTAtcattagagaagaagaagtGTACTCTCTTCTTCGCCAATTATTTAAAGTGTCAAATATAGAACCCCAAAAGGTGGACTTCAAGTATTTGTCCTCACTTTTGGTGTCTAATATAATTATGAGGATGGTTGCTGGAAAGCCATGTGTTGCTGAGGAATTTGCATGCATGGATGTGGGAAAGAAACTTCTCAAAGACTTCAAAGAGGCTTACTCTTCAGGCTTGTCAGTGAATATATGTGATTTCCTTCCAATTTTAAGGTGGGTTGGTTACAAGGGGTTGGAGAAGAATATGGTAAGGTTGCAAAGGAAAAGAGATGAAGCAATAAGGCGTTTGTTTGAAGAGATAAAGCTGAACAATGATAACATTATAGATGTGGAAAAGATGAGGCCACTGATTGAAACTCTGTTTTCTCTACGGAAATATGAACCTGAATTTTTTTCAGATGATGTCATCAAAAGCCTCACATTG ATGATGTTTATTGCGGGAACAGAAACAACAGTAACAACCATGGAATGGGTAATGTCACTTCTTCTGAATCATCCAGAAGTATTGCAAAAGGTTAAAGCGGAAATCGACAGCCAAGTTGGGTGTGAGCGCTTGATAAATGACTTGGATCTTGCCAAACTTCCCTATCTTCGCTGTGTCATCAATGAAACATTTCGACTATATCCTACAGTGCCACTTTTATTACCTCATTGTTCCTCAGCAGACTGCACAGTGGGGGGATTTCATATCCCACGAGGGACAATTTTGTTGGTGAATGCATGGTCCATGCATAGAGATCCCAAGCTTTGGGAGGAGCCTACTAAGTTCAAGCCAGAGagatttgaagaaattaatggaGAAAGAGAAGGGTTCAAGTTCATTCCATTTGGCATAGGGAGGAGGGCATGCCCTGGTGCTGGCATGGCTATGCGAGTGATGTCTTTAGCATTGGGTGCATTCATTCAGTGCTTTGATTGGGAAATGGTTGGGAAGGAGATGGTGGACATGACCTCAGGTTTCGGATTTCTCATGGCAAAGACAAAGCCTTTGGAGGCTGTTTGTACTCCATGCCCTTCCATGACTAGCATCCTCTCTCAGCTTTGA
- the LOC142606448 gene encoding cytochrome P450 81C13-like isoform X1, whose protein sequence is MESLYFYLALILSTVFIIKLLNRHHNKNLPPSPFSLPIIGHLHLLKQPLHKTLETLSLKYGPILSLKFGSRSILIVSSPSAVEECFTKNDIIFANRPQTMAGDRLTYNCTAPVWAPYGHLWRNLRRVSTIEIFSHISLQESSTIREEVVYSLLRQLFKVSNIEPQKVDFKYLSTLLVSNIMMRIVAGKPCVGEEFTCMDVGKKLLKEFKEVYFASLTVNICDFFPILRWAGYKGLEENMIRLQRKRDEVLRRLFEEIKLNNDNSIDVEKKRTLMETLFSLRKSDPEFFSDDVIKSLTLMMLIAGTDTTATTIEWAMSLLLNNPEVLQKVKAEIDNQVGGEHLINDSDLAKLPYLRCVINETLRLYPTSPLLLPHCSSADCTVGGFHIPQGTILLVNAWSMHRDPKFWEEPTKFKPERFEEINGEREGFKFIPFGIGRRVCPGAGMAMRMISLALGSLIQCFDWEMVGKEMVDMASGLGFLMAKTQPLEAVCTPCPSMTNILSQL, encoded by the exons ATGGAAAGCTTATACTTCTACCTTGCTTTGATCCTCTCCACTGTTTTCATTATCAAACTTCTAAACCGCcaccataacaaaaatttaccaCCAAGTCCATTTTCTCTACCAATAATCGGCCACCTTCACCTCCTGAAACAGCCACTCCACAAAACACTAGAGACCCTATCACTGAAGTACGGTCCAATCCTATCTCTTAAGTTTGGTTCAAGGTCTATCCTTATTGTATCTTCTCCTTCAGCTGTCGAAGAATGTTTCACTAAAAATGACATAATATTTGCAAATCGTCCCCAAACTATGGCTGGGGATCGTCTTACTTACAACTGTACTGCCCCAGTTTGGGCTCCATATGGTCACTTGTGGCGAAACCTCAGACGTGTTAGTACCATTGAGATTTTCTCTCATATCAGCCTTCAGGAATCTTCTACCATTAGAGAAGAAGTAGTGTACTCTCTTCTTCGCCAATTGTTTAAAGTGTCAAATATAGAACCCCAAAAGGTGGACTTCAAGTATTTGAGCACACTTTTGGTGTCCAATATAATGATGAGGATAGTTGCCGGAAAGCCATGTGTTGGAGAGGAGTTTACATGCATGGATGTGGGAAAGAAACTTCTCAAAGAATTCAAAGAGGTTTACTTTGCAAGCTTGACAGTGAATATATGTGATTTCTTTCCAATTTTAAGGTGGGCAGGTTACAAAGGGTTGGAGGAGAATATGATAAGGTTGCAGAGGAAAAGAGATGAAGTATTAAGGCGTTTGTTTGAAGAGATAAAGCTGAACAATGATAACAGTATAGATGTGGAAAAGAAGAGGACACTGATGGAAACTCTGTTTTCTCTACGGAAATCTGATCCTGAATTTTTTTCAGATGATGTCATCAAAAGCCTCACATTG ATGATGTTGATTGCGGGAACAGACACAACAGCAACAACCATAGAATGGGCAATGTCACTTCTTCTTAATAATCCAGAAGTGTTGCAGAAGGTTAAAGCAGAGATTGACAACCAAGTTGGGGGTGAGCACTTGATAAATGACTCGGATCTTGCCAAACTTCCCTATCTTCGTTGTGTCATCAATGAAACACTTAGATTGTATCCTACATCACCACTTTTATTACCTCATTGTTCCTCAGCAGACTGCACTGTGGGGGGATTTCATATCCCACAAGGGACAATTTTGTTGGTGAATGCATGGTCCATGCATAGAGATCCCAAGTTTTGGGAGGAGCCTACTAAGTTCAAGCCAGAGAGATTTGAAGAAATCAATGGAGAAAGAGAAGGGTTCAAATTCATTCCATTTGGCATAGGGAGGAGGGTATGCCCTGGTGCTGGCATGGCCATGAGGATGATTTCATTAGCATTGGGTTCACTCATTCAGTGCTTTGATTGGGAAATGGTTGGGAAGGAGATGGTGGACATGGCCTCAGGTTTGGGATTTCTTATGGCAAAGACTCAGCCTTTAGAGGCTGTTTGTACTCCATGCCCTTCCATGACTAACATCCTTTCTCAACTTTGA
- the LOC142606448 gene encoding cytochrome P450 81C13-like isoform X2: MESLYFYLALILSTVFIIKLLNRHHNKNLPPSPFSLPIIGHLHLLKQPLHKTLETLSLKYGPILSLKFGSRSILIVSSPSAVEECFTKNDIIFANRPQTMAGDRLTYNCTAPVWAPYGHLWRNLRRVSTIEIFSHISLQESSTIREEVVYSLLRQLFKVSNIEPQKVDFKYLSTLLVSNIMMRIVAGKPCVGEEFTCMDVGKKLLKEFKEVYFASLTVNICDFFPILRWAGYKGLEENMIRLQRKRDEVLRRLFEEIKLNNDNSIDVEKKRTLMETLFSLRKSDPEFFSDDVIKSLTLMMLIAGTDTTATTIEWAMSLLLNNPEVLQKVKAEIDNQVGDCTVGGFHIPQGTILLVNAWSMHRDPKFWEEPTKFKPERFEEINGEREGFKFIPFGIGRRVCPGAGMAMRMISLALGSLIQCFDWEMVGKEMVDMASGLGFLMAKTQPLEAVCTPCPSMTNILSQL, from the exons ATGGAAAGCTTATACTTCTACCTTGCTTTGATCCTCTCCACTGTTTTCATTATCAAACTTCTAAACCGCcaccataacaaaaatttaccaCCAAGTCCATTTTCTCTACCAATAATCGGCCACCTTCACCTCCTGAAACAGCCACTCCACAAAACACTAGAGACCCTATCACTGAAGTACGGTCCAATCCTATCTCTTAAGTTTGGTTCAAGGTCTATCCTTATTGTATCTTCTCCTTCAGCTGTCGAAGAATGTTTCACTAAAAATGACATAATATTTGCAAATCGTCCCCAAACTATGGCTGGGGATCGTCTTACTTACAACTGTACTGCCCCAGTTTGGGCTCCATATGGTCACTTGTGGCGAAACCTCAGACGTGTTAGTACCATTGAGATTTTCTCTCATATCAGCCTTCAGGAATCTTCTACCATTAGAGAAGAAGTAGTGTACTCTCTTCTTCGCCAATTGTTTAAAGTGTCAAATATAGAACCCCAAAAGGTGGACTTCAAGTATTTGAGCACACTTTTGGTGTCCAATATAATGATGAGGATAGTTGCCGGAAAGCCATGTGTTGGAGAGGAGTTTACATGCATGGATGTGGGAAAGAAACTTCTCAAAGAATTCAAAGAGGTTTACTTTGCAAGCTTGACAGTGAATATATGTGATTTCTTTCCAATTTTAAGGTGGGCAGGTTACAAAGGGTTGGAGGAGAATATGATAAGGTTGCAGAGGAAAAGAGATGAAGTATTAAGGCGTTTGTTTGAAGAGATAAAGCTGAACAATGATAACAGTATAGATGTGGAAAAGAAGAGGACACTGATGGAAACTCTGTTTTCTCTACGGAAATCTGATCCTGAATTTTTTTCAGATGATGTCATCAAAAGCCTCACATTG ATGATGTTGATTGCGGGAACAGACACAACAGCAACAACCATAGAATGGGCAATGTCACTTCTTCTTAATAATCCAGAAGTGTTGCAGAAGGTTAAAGCAGAGATTGACAACCAAGTTGGGG ACTGCACTGTGGGGGGATTTCATATCCCACAAGGGACAATTTTGTTGGTGAATGCATGGTCCATGCATAGAGATCCCAAGTTTTGGGAGGAGCCTACTAAGTTCAAGCCAGAGAGATTTGAAGAAATCAATGGAGAAAGAGAAGGGTTCAAATTCATTCCATTTGGCATAGGGAGGAGGGTATGCCCTGGTGCTGGCATGGCCATGAGGATGATTTCATTAGCATTGGGTTCACTCATTCAGTGCTTTGATTGGGAAATGGTTGGGAAGGAGATGGTGGACATGGCCTCAGGTTTGGGATTTCTTATGGCAAAGACTCAGCCTTTAGAGGCTGTTTGTACTCCATGCCCTTCCATGACTAACATCCTTTCTCAACTTTGA